A section of the Bacillota bacterium genome encodes:
- a CDS encoding SGNH/GDSL hydrolase family protein gives MITNKHIAVYGDSILKGVMLDPGSDHYYLAKQNNIKCIESLIPVTVQNNSKFGCTIEKGYRLLINALDSGLNCDVALLEFGGNDSDFNWAEVSNCPEDEHLPHTPLQVFEDTYYKMIKSVRDRGIIPLLMSLPPVDAEKYFTWLSKGLNKDAILKWLGDVQMIYRFQELYSSTVTRIARETGCLFVDVRSRFLDHCNFKNLLCDDGLHPNEAGHSLIRGAFVDFAASYAG, from the coding sequence ATGATTACTAATAAACATATTGCCGTATATGGCGACTCTATTCTAAAAGGTGTTATGCTTGATCCGGGAAGCGATCACTATTATCTTGCAAAACAAAATAATATTAAATGTATAGAATCATTGATACCGGTGACGGTTCAAAACAATTCGAAGTTTGGCTGTACTATAGAAAAAGGGTATAGACTTCTTATTAACGCTTTGGACAGCGGTCTTAATTGTGATGTTGCGCTTTTAGAGTTTGGTGGAAATGACAGTGATTTTAACTGGGCGGAAGTATCGAATTGTCCAGAAGATGAGCATTTACCGCATACTCCGCTTCAAGTTTTTGAAGATACTTATTATAAAATGATAAAATCGGTTAGAGATAGGGGCATTATACCTTTGTTAATGTCCTTACCCCCGGTTGACGCTGAAAAATACTTTACCTGGCTTTCAAAAGGACTGAACAAAGATGCCATATTAAAATGGCTCGGTGACGTGCAGATGATATACCGTTTTCAGGAACTTTACTCAAGTACAGTTACGCGCATTGCAAGAGAAACAGGATGTCTATTTGTTGATGTTAGAAGCAGATTTTTGGATCATTGCAATTTTAAAAACCTGCTTTGCGATGACGGGCTTCACCCTAATGAAGCAGGACATTCACTTATACGCGGTGCTTTTGTAGATTTCGCGGCAAGTTATGCGGGCTGA
- a CDS encoding metallophosphoesterase, which yields MKKFILTAIIILLIITLTGLLAFDDTLSVSVYRIKNQNVANKLTIVHISDLHSTYYGKSQEQLIQKIKDAKPDLIVLTGDIADDCNPFEGTKLLLEGIKSVAPIYYVAGNHEYWADNYPDIIKGIKEEGVKILSNDSEEINLNGTSILLYGVDDPESRLRKKDALDIKSALDQASEKAQTFTGLKILLSHRNEYYETYAKMPYDLVFSGHAHGGQVRIPLILPQGLVHPSTGFFPKYTGGEYKLSSTETFVVSRGLSHESLPRIFDSPQLIVVELYHG from the coding sequence ATGAAAAAGTTTATCCTTACTGCCATTATTATATTACTAATTATTACACTAACGGGGCTTTTAGCTTTTGATGATACACTTTCTGTCTCAGTCTACCGTATAAAAAATCAAAATGTTGCAAATAAACTAACTATAGTCCATATCTCAGACCTTCATAGCACTTATTATGGAAAAAGCCAGGAACAACTAATACAAAAAATCAAAGATGCAAAACCTGATCTTATAGTTTTAACAGGCGACATCGCCGATGATTGTAATCCTTTTGAAGGAACAAAATTGCTTCTTGAGGGGATAAAAAGCGTAGCTCCTATTTACTATGTCGCCGGCAACCACGAGTATTGGGCGGATAATTATCCTGATATCATAAAGGGCATAAAAGAGGAAGGGGTAAAAATTCTTTCAAATGACAGCGAAGAGATAAACTTAAACGGAACTAGTATTTTACTTTACGGTGTAGATGATCCCGAAAGCCGCTTGAGAAAAAAAGATGCACTGGATATCAAATCCGCCCTAGATCAGGCATCAGAAAAGGCACAAACGTTTACTGGACTGAAAATACTTCTTTCTCACCGTAATGAATATTACGAAACATATGCTAAGATGCCGTATGATTTGGTTTTTTCGGGGCATGCACACGGTGGTCAAGTGCGTATCCCTCTTATTTTGCCGCAAGGACTGGTTCATCCAAGCACAGGGTTTTTCCCTAAATATACCGGCGGTGAATATAAATTAAGCAGCACTGAGACATTTGTGGTCAGCAGAGGGCTGTCTCACGAGTCTCTTCCAAGAATATTTGATAGCCCACAGCTAATTGTTGTTGAACTATATCATGGTTAA
- a CDS encoding ElyC/SanA/YdcF family protein, giving the protein MSKKIRITMLIFFILIIIAAITLFCISRNVENVGSQYLRNADEVEPGDAIIVLGAYVAPDGTLSDMLEDRLKVGIELYKNKKAPKIIVSGDHGRKEYDEVNAMRDYLIKNGVPDTDIFMDHAGFNTYDSIYRARDVFLVQHPIIVTQEFHAVRAAYIARCLGFEPQCVTSDLQYYSSIRYSQLREYPARIKAFFQAGVFKPNPKFLGEAIPVSGDGNVTADKGTLK; this is encoded by the coding sequence ATGTCTAAAAAGATACGGATAACTATGCTAATATTTTTTATATTGATAATAATAGCCGCAATAACGTTATTTTGTATAAGCAGAAACGTTGAAAATGTCGGTTCACAGTATCTTCGAAATGCTGATGAAGTGGAACCGGGAGACGCTATAATTGTGCTTGGTGCATATGTTGCGCCGGATGGAACCTTATCCGATATGCTTGAAGACAGGCTTAAGGTAGGTATCGAACTTTATAAAAATAAAAAAGCTCCAAAAATCATAGTAAGCGGAGATCACGGCAGAAAAGAATACGATGAGGTAAACGCAATGCGCGATTACCTCATAAAAAACGGTGTTCCTGATACAGATATATTTATGGATCATGCGGGATTCAATACCTATGACAGTATATATCGTGCACGTGATGTGTTTTTAGTGCAGCACCCGATAATCGTAACGCAAGAATTTCATGCGGTTCGAGCGGCGTATATTGCTAGGTGTCTCGGATTTGAGCCACAGTGCGTCACAAGCGATCTTCAATATTATTCTTCAATACGATACAGTCAGTTAAGAGAATACCCAGCGAGGATCAAGGCTTTTTTTCAGGCCGGTGTTTTCAAACCAAATCCGAAATTTTTAGGTGAAGCTATACCTGTATCAGGGGATGGAAACGTAACCGCTGATAAAGGCACACTTAAATGA
- the rmuC gene encoding DNA recombination protein RmuC, translating into MDTIILSVIIVFAVVSLVLLMMLLLTVKNNSGTSDSERRITDATNTASDRMMTMLRNQNELLDRRITALEQSVSTLLRDNASRSDQLKESVENRLQTLRDTLDKRLEGLQQTNEKKIDDMRLSNEKKLEEMRATVDEKLSESLEKRIKNSFSLVSEQLEQVYKGLGEMQSLAAGVGDLKKVLTNVKTRGIWGEIQLAALLEQVLTHDQYAENISVVPNAAERVEFAIILPGREEGKEPVYLPIDSKFPQEDYQRLLDAQESGSPESVTLAAKMLETAIKAQAKTIHDKYIAPPHTTDFAVMFLPVEGLYAEVLRRTGLVERIQRDYRVVITGPTTLAALLNSLQMGFRTLAIEKRSSEVWVLLGNVKSEFSKFSLVLQKTQQKLKQASDTIDEASVRTRVIERKLRRVEELPVANSEEWYDIPASQGETEE; encoded by the coding sequence ATGGATACTATAATTCTATCGGTAATAATTGTATTTGCAGTGGTTTCTCTTGTTCTATTAATGATGCTGCTTTTAACTGTAAAAAATAATTCAGGCACTTCGGACAGCGAACGGCGCATAACTGATGCGACTAATACCGCGAGCGACCGTATGATGACTATGCTGCGCAATCAAAACGAACTGCTTGACCGCAGGATCACGGCTCTTGAGCAGAGCGTTTCAACCCTTCTTCGGGACAATGCCTCTCGTTCAGATCAGCTAAAAGAATCGGTCGAAAACAGACTTCAAACCTTGCGGGATACCCTGGATAAAAGGCTCGAAGGTCTCCAGCAGACAAACGAAAAAAAAATCGACGACATGCGTCTTTCAAATGAAAAAAAGCTCGAGGAAATGCGGGCTACTGTTGATGAGAAACTAAGCGAATCACTTGAAAAACGGATAAAAAATTCGTTCTCTCTTGTAAGCGAACAGCTTGAACAGGTCTATAAGGGTCTTGGTGAGATGCAGTCACTTGCCGCCGGCGTTGGCGATCTCAAAAAAGTCCTTACCAATGTTAAAACACGCGGCATCTGGGGCGAAATACAGCTTGCTGCTTTGCTTGAGCAGGTATTGACGCATGACCAGTATGCCGAAAACATTTCAGTCGTTCCAAACGCTGCCGAAAGGGTAGAATTCGCGATAATACTTCCCGGAAGGGAAGAAGGCAAAGAGCCGGTGTATCTTCCGATAGACTCAAAATTCCCGCAGGAGGATTACCAGAGACTTCTCGATGCCCAGGAATCAGGCAGTCCTGAAAGTGTTACACTTGCCGCTAAAATGCTTGAAACAGCCATTAAAGCACAGGCAAAGACAATACATGATAAGTACATAGCGCCACCTCACACAACAGATTTTGCAGTTATGTTTTTGCCTGTTGAAGGATTATATGCCGAGGTTCTGAGGCGGACAGGCCTTGTTGAGCGTATCCAGCGTGATTATAGGGTCGTGATCACAGGCCCAACAACGCTTGCCGCACTGCTAAACAGTTTACAGATGGGATTTCGAACGCTTGCTATCGAAAAGCGTTCAAGCGAGGTCTGGGTGCTTCTTGGCAACGTCAAAAGCGAATTTTCAAAATTCTCCCTTGTTCTCCAAAAGACGCAGCAAAAGCTCAAACAGGCAAGTGACACAATCGACGAAGCCTCAGTGAGGACACGTGTGATAGAGCGCAAGCTTCGCCGTGTTGAAGAGCTTCCCGTTGCAAACAGCGAAGAGTGGTATGATATCCCTGCTTCCCAGGGAGAAACCGAGGAATAA
- a CDS encoding EamA family transporter, with protein sequence MWILYAVLSAFFAALTSVLAKIGIAGVNSTLATAIRTVVVLALAWGMVFVTGQQNGIADIGKRSMLFLVLSGLATGLSWLCYYKAIQIGDVSRVAPIDKFSVVITLVMAYVMLGESISKKVIIGCVLITAGTLMMVL encoded by the coding sequence ATGTGGATTTTATATGCGGTCTTATCGGCTTTTTTTGCGGCCTTGACATCGGTTCTTGCTAAAATCGGTATTGCAGGAGTAAACAGCACGCTTGCTACAGCTATCCGGACAGTTGTTGTTTTGGCACTTGCTTGGGGAATGGTTTTTGTGACAGGTCAGCAAAACGGGATAGCGGATATTGGGAAGCGATCAATGCTTTTCTTAGTCTTATCCGGCCTTGCAACAGGGCTGTCATGGCTTTGTTATTATAAAGCAATACAAATCGGCGACGTTTCTCGTGTAGCCCCAATAGATAAATTCAGCGTTGTTATAACGCTTGTTATGGCTTATGTGATGCTTGGAGAATCTATTTCAAAAAAAGTCATTATAGGGTGCGTGCTTATAACTGCCGGAACTCTGATGATGGTTTTATAA
- a CDS encoding DegV family protein: protein MKDIVVTADSTCDLSQEIIDRYKVNIIPLYVNMGETFYKDGVDVHPSDLFTFVAKTGQLPKTSAVSVADYYNVFSKFEQEGKAVIHINISSGFSSCYQNACIAASELTDVYVVDSANLSTGTGHLVIEAAQLAQQGMDAKNIAENLRKLAPKIESSFVIDKLDFLKMGGRCSSLAAFGASLLNIKPCIEVKDGFMHVGKKYRGTIEKSISDYVIDRLKNRKDIDKRRIFITHTCTNEIALKVKELVRQCMDFDEIFITTAGCTISSHCGPGTLGVLFIRK, encoded by the coding sequence ATGAAAGATATTGTTGTGACCGCGGATAGTACATGTGATTTATCGCAAGAAATCATAGACAGGTATAAAGTTAATATAATCCCTTTGTATGTAAATATGGGCGAAACCTTTTATAAAGACGGCGTAGACGTTCATCCTTCGGATTTATTCACGTTTGTTGCAAAAACAGGGCAGCTTCCTAAAACCTCCGCTGTTTCTGTTGCTGACTATTACAATGTGTTTTCAAAATTTGAGCAGGAAGGGAAAGCTGTTATACATATTAATATCAGCAGCGGTTTTTCAAGCTGTTATCAGAATGCATGTATAGCTGCATCAGAACTCACCGATGTTTATGTTGTTGATTCGGCAAACCTTTCTACCGGAACAGGACATTTGGTTATCGAAGCCGCACAGTTAGCACAGCAGGGTATGGACGCAAAAAATATTGCAGAAAACCTTAGAAAACTTGCTCCAAAAATTGAATCGAGTTTTGTAATAGACAAGCTCGATTTTTTGAAAATGGGAGGCAGATGTTCATCTCTTGCCGCATTCGGGGCCAGTTTACTAAATATAAAGCCATGCATTGAGGTTAAAGACGGATTCATGCATGTTGGGAAAAAATACAGGGGCACTATTGAAAAAAGCATATCTGATTATGTGATAGATAGACTAAAAAACAGAAAAGACATAGATAAAAGAAGGATCTTCATCACACATACATGTACAAATGAAATTGCTTTAAAAGTTAAAGAATTAGTACGGCAGTGTATGGATTTCGATGAAATTTTTATTACAACTGCTGGTTGCACTATTTCAAGCCACTGCGGGCCGGGAACACTCGGCGTACTATTTATTAGAAAATAG
- a CDS encoding alpha-galactosidase translates to MPIHYNEKQRNFYLEAGSTSYVIHIAGTGYLQHIYWGKRLRSVDQDFFHAYFKPLEDEFVTDNYALTTLPQEYPTFGTGDFRTPAFEMQLENGTTVSDLKYVNYKIFDGKKPLDGLPSCYTESDCEAQTLEIILMDKLCGLKAVLSYTVYNEMGVITRSVRFENEGVKALKINRALSASVDFTDHSFELLTLSGAWARETHIDRRALVPGIQKVESKRCASSPQQNPFVALLRPGTDEENGDVYAMNLVYSGSFTAGAEVDEFGTTRLQIGINPFDFSWKLESGKWFQTPEAVMVYSDCGLGKMSRTFHSLYRNRLCRGSWRDKIRPILLNSWEVMYFDLNKDKLTSLAKQAKQLGFELFVMDDGWFGHRNDAKSSLGDWYVDETKLPGGLSALIDGMDEIGIGFGIWVEPEMVSPDSDLYRAHPDWCIHVPDRYRTLKRNQLILDLSRDDVCEFIIDIISKVLSSGRVRYVKWDMNRNMTEAGGELLPPDKQREIGHRYILGLYRIMDAITSKFPDILFESCASGGGRFDPGMLYYMPQTWTSDNTDAGERMNIQYGTSLAYPAVAMAAHVSDVPNHQNGRITPLETRGFVAMGGNFGYEMDVSKPSDQEKEEIKAQIEYYKSIRHIVQFGDLYRLQSPYEGNTSAWLNVTADKSEAVVFHVKKLTECNVKIRILKLAGLDPSRQYSVVGTDEVYGGDELINIGLIIPAFKGDFKGCSWHLKAID, encoded by the coding sequence ATGCCGATTCATTACAATGAGAAGCAGCGCAACTTTTATCTGGAGGCTGGGAGTACAAGTTATGTAATCCACATCGCGGGGACTGGTTATCTTCAACATATTTACTGGGGGAAAAGACTGCGCTCAGTCGATCAGGATTTTTTTCATGCCTATTTTAAACCTTTAGAAGATGAGTTTGTGACTGATAACTATGCGCTTACGACTCTGCCACAGGAATACCCTACATTTGGTACAGGAGATTTTAGAACACCTGCTTTTGAAATGCAGCTAGAAAACGGCACAACTGTATCCGATTTAAAATATGTTAATTACAAGATATTTGACGGCAAAAAACCGCTTGACGGTCTTCCTTCCTGTTATACCGAAAGTGACTGTGAGGCTCAGACACTTGAAATCATTCTTATGGACAAGCTATGCGGATTAAAAGCCGTTCTCAGCTATACAGTCTATAATGAAATGGGCGTTATAACCCGTTCGGTTCGATTTGAAAATGAGGGCGTAAAAGCTCTTAAAATAAACCGTGCATTAAGTGCAAGCGTTGATTTTACAGATCATTCATTTGAATTATTAACCCTGTCTGGCGCGTGGGCAAGAGAGACTCATATAGACCGCCGTGCGCTGGTGCCTGGTATCCAGAAGGTCGAAAGCAAACGCTGTGCGAGCAGTCCGCAGCAGAATCCGTTTGTAGCGTTGCTGCGTCCCGGAACTGACGAGGAAAACGGCGACGTTTATGCAATGAATCTCGTATACAGCGGCAGTTTTACAGCTGGTGCCGAAGTGGATGAGTTTGGGACAACCCGTCTGCAGATAGGTATCAATCCATTCGATTTTTCATGGAAACTGGAATCAGGTAAGTGGTTTCAAACTCCCGAGGCGGTAATGGTTTATTCTGACTGCGGTCTTGGCAAGATGTCAAGGACGTTTCACAGCCTTTACCGCAATCGCCTATGCCGCGGCAGTTGGCGCGATAAAATTCGTCCGATACTCCTAAACAGCTGGGAGGTTATGTATTTCGATCTCAATAAGGATAAACTTACTTCACTTGCAAAACAGGCAAAGCAGTTAGGTTTTGAACTGTTTGTTATGGATGATGGCTGGTTTGGACACAGAAACGACGCCAAAAGTTCTCTTGGCGACTGGTATGTTGACGAAACAAAATTACCTGGAGGGCTTTCGGCACTTATAGATGGAATGGACGAAATAGGTATTGGTTTTGGTATCTGGGTTGAGCCGGAAATGGTTTCTCCTGACAGTGATTTATACCGCGCTCATCCGGACTGGTGCATACATGTCCCTGACCGCTATCGCACATTGAAGCGTAACCAGCTGATTTTGGATCTTTCCCGTGATGATGTATGCGAATTTATAATAGATATAATATCAAAAGTACTATCATCCGGCAGGGTACGCTATGTCAAATGGGATATGAACAGAAATATGACTGAGGCAGGCGGAGAGCTTCTTCCGCCAGACAAACAGCGTGAGATCGGGCACCGTTATATACTGGGACTTTACCGTATTATGGACGCTATTACCTCTAAATTTCCAGATATACTTTTTGAAAGCTGTGCTTCAGGCGGCGGAAGGTTTGATCCAGGAATGCTGTACTATATGCCGCAGACCTGGACAAGCGATAATACCGATGCCGGCGAGCGCATGAACATCCAGTACGGTACAAGTCTTGCTTATCCGGCAGTTGCAATGGCGGCGCACGTGTCAGATGTACCAAATCATCAAAACGGCAGAATAACCCCACTTGAAACCAGAGGATTTGTAGCAATGGGCGGCAATTTCGGCTATGAAATGGATGTTTCAAAGCCTAGTGATCAAGAAAAGGAAGAAATTAAGGCTCAGATTGAGTATTATAAAAGTATTCGCCACATTGTACAGTTTGGTGATTTGTATCGCCTGCAAAGTCCCTATGAAGGTAATACTTCGGCATGGCTCAATGTAACTGCTGATAAGAGCGAGGCGGTTGTATTTCATGTTAAAAAACTTACTGAATGCAATGTAAAAATCCGAATTCTTAAACTTGCCGGACTCGACCCGAGCAGACAATACTCGGTAGTCGGAACAGACGAGGTGTACGGTGGAGATGAGTTAATTAACATTGGTTTGATCATTCCGGCATTTAAAGGCGATTTTAAAGGTTGTTCGTGGCACTTAAAGGCTATAGATTAA
- a CDS encoding polysaccharide biosynthesis tyrosine autokinase produces MKSQSSKEITFSDVFYWALRWKWIVLVSLITAVGGSFIYTKSTYTTSYTATASMVVNIEQDPTLTMQPTAADIYLAQNLSDTYALILKSNRVISYVKDKLNLDMPLSELRSYIKLTTTKNTQILYVNVTCSDPQLAVKIANKVMEVAPKAMMETVEIGTINVLDYATLPTAPEPPKISINIIFGALIGIGAGIVITLLLGILSARFRSSEEVEDALIIPTLGEIPHIGKKEKSNGSLLSSESVPINYSEAFRMIGTVVQFVAGNAGLKTLAVTSSTENEGKTLLSVNIALALVQAGKKVLLIDSDIVNPSVNKLLKIPEEQVSYFSQALKESLSSCIVNLSSGLSVIPFIKDRERDHALFSSPLFYKAIDGLKTIYDYIIFDTAPVSAVTDAIALAGRTDGVILIVRQEHASQSTVSAAVAQLRLVKANIIGCVLNDIRYRKPGSGYSDKYRYYNYENNAHRESRRNEGEVTADGNKEIQTP; encoded by the coding sequence ATGAAATCCCAAAGTTCAAAAGAAATTACCTTTTCGGATGTATTTTACTGGGCGTTAAGATGGAAGTGGATAGTTTTAGTTTCCCTTATAACAGCTGTAGGGGGAAGCTTTATTTATACAAAATCAACTTATACAACATCCTATACGGCAACCGCTTCAATGGTTGTAAATATAGAACAGGACCCTACACTAACAATGCAGCCTACAGCGGCTGATATATACTTGGCGCAAAATTTATCAGACACCTATGCCCTTATTTTAAAAAGTAACAGAGTCATTTCATATGTAAAAGATAAACTTAATCTTGACATGCCACTTAGCGAGCTTAGGTCATATATTAAACTAACCACAACAAAAAATACTCAGATTCTGTATGTCAACGTTACCTGTTCAGATCCCCAGCTTGCTGTAAAAATTGCTAATAAGGTCATGGAAGTTGCCCCTAAAGCCATGATGGAAACAGTGGAAATCGGAACAATAAATGTTCTTGATTACGCGACTTTGCCAACTGCGCCAGAGCCCCCAAAAATCAGCATTAATATTATTTTTGGTGCATTGATAGGCATTGGTGCAGGAATTGTAATTACACTATTACTCGGGATTCTATCCGCACGTTTTAGAAGTTCGGAGGAAGTGGAAGACGCATTAATTATTCCTACGCTTGGTGAAATACCGCATATAGGAAAGAAAGAAAAATCAAATGGATCGCTTCTGTCATCTGAATCTGTTCCAATAAACTATTCTGAAGCTTTTAGAATGATTGGTACTGTGGTTCAATTTGTTGCAGGCAACGCCGGCTTAAAAACACTCGCAGTTACAAGTTCTACGGAAAATGAGGGTAAAACACTTCTGTCTGTAAATATAGCGTTAGCATTAGTACAGGCTGGTAAAAAAGTGCTTCTTATAGACAGCGATATCGTAAACCCAAGTGTGAATAAACTGCTTAAAATACCTGAAGAACAGGTATCATACTTTTCACAGGCATTAAAAGAGTCGCTTTCGTCGTGTATTGTGAATTTATCGTCAGGATTATCGGTTATTCCTTTTATAAAAGACAGAGAACGTGATCATGCATTGTTTTCGTCGCCGCTTTTTTATAAAGCAATTGATGGATTAAAAACTATTTATGATTATATAATTTTCGATACAGCCCCTGTAAGTGCAGTTACAGACGCTATTGCATTAGCAGGAAGAACAGACGGAGTAATATTGATTGTTCGTCAGGAACATGCGTCACAGTCGACCGTTTCAGCGGCAGTCGCACAGTTGCGTCTTGTAAAAGCAAATATAATTGGTTGTGTGCTTAATGATATCCGATATCGAAAACCGGGCTCGGGGTACAGTGATAAATATCGGTATTACAATTATGAAAATAACGCCCACCGTGAAAGCAGGCGGAACGAAGGTGAGGTGACCGCAGATGGAAATAAGGAAATACAAACACCATAA
- a CDS encoding VanZ family protein, with the protein MEIRKYKHHNKRNILPFGIVCILITLFSVMTGNNVLLMAYSVAGAIVALTGTAVPIGVIVDILVNIIHYVLFALLSLSAYGAFNSCRRKKLRATVVIIFICSIGACMSELIQALIPGRSCSAGKILQNLVGILIGIILHYLCIFIKKLFDNIIPPAQPVKLSRFLSKEDFFE; encoded by the coding sequence ATGGAAATAAGGAAATACAAACACCATAATAAGCGAAATATTCTGCCATTTGGAATTGTGTGTATTCTAATTACTCTTTTTTCAGTAATGACTGGGAATAACGTATTGTTGATGGCTTATTCAGTTGCTGGGGCAATAGTAGCACTAACAGGGACGGCTGTACCGATTGGAGTTATTGTAGATATTCTGGTAAACATCATTCACTATGTTTTGTTTGCCCTATTATCTTTAAGCGCTTATGGCGCCTTTAATTCGTGCCGACGTAAAAAATTAAGAGCAACTGTCGTAATAATTTTTATATGCTCAATAGGAGCATGCATGTCCGAACTTATTCAGGCTCTTATTCCAGGCAGATCATGTTCTGCAGGAAAAATTCTTCAAAATCTAGTGGGTATTCTTATTGGGATCATTCTGCACTATCTGTGCATTTTTATAAAAAAACTTTTTGATAATATTATTCCTCCGGCTCAACCGGTGAAGCTTTCGAGATTTTTAAGCAAAGAAGATTTTTTTGAATAA